Proteins co-encoded in one Ralstonia sp. RRA genomic window:
- a CDS encoding helix-turn-helix domain-containing protein — MSYLLDLFELAELLGRSPETIKKDLRRNPLAVPPRLHIPGTRLLRWRRVDVDAWLAQHVVGGEQ; from the coding sequence ATGTCGTATCTGTTGGATCTTTTCGAACTCGCGGAGCTACTCGGCCGCAGCCCGGAGACAATCAAAAAAGACCTGCGTCGCAATCCGTTGGCGGTACCGCCACGTCTTCACATTCCCGGCACCCGCCTGCTGCGTTGGCGTCGGGTGGACGTGGATGCCTGGCTCGCACAGCACGTTGTGGGAGGTGAACAATGA
- a CDS encoding AAA family ATPase, which produces MTTLADLRINIRQTLRTPPPVLNHVLPGLLAGTVGSLIAPGGLGKTTLLTQIGCAIASGNTVLGGALDGTDRSPGKVVLFLAEETLAIMHRKLHEATEQLVSSMASQNKKDQHALLGLLETNLGIYPLGGHGSLVRMGEGTKECRELFELCANARLIVFDPLRQFHDGDENDTAFMTAVVARFQRLARDTGSAVLLAHHANRSSISSGTGEQVGASRGCTALTDGVRWQANLSPVSDALASELGIERADLRDYVRLDCSKANYARPSATVVLRKAPESGLMTLWAPGQSSNRAATAKKRPVATQ; this is translated from the coding sequence ATGACCACCCTTGCGGACCTGCGCATCAATATCCGCCAGACGCTGCGTACGCCGCCCCCTGTCTTGAACCACGTTCTCCCGGGGTTGCTGGCGGGTACGGTTGGCTCGTTGATTGCTCCTGGCGGGCTTGGCAAGACCACGCTCCTGACTCAAATCGGCTGCGCCATAGCATCTGGCAATACCGTTCTTGGAGGGGCGCTAGACGGCACTGACCGGTCACCTGGCAAGGTTGTGTTGTTCCTGGCCGAGGAGACGCTGGCAATCATGCACCGCAAACTGCACGAGGCCACTGAGCAATTGGTCTCGTCCATGGCATCTCAGAACAAAAAGGACCAGCATGCCTTGCTGGGCCTGTTGGAGACCAATCTGGGCATCTATCCGCTGGGCGGGCATGGGTCACTGGTCCGCATGGGAGAAGGCACGAAGGAATGCCGTGAACTGTTTGAGTTGTGCGCGAATGCCCGTCTGATTGTGTTTGACCCATTGCGGCAATTTCACGATGGTGATGAGAACGACACGGCCTTCATGACGGCCGTGGTCGCGCGATTTCAGCGTCTCGCGCGCGACACGGGCAGTGCCGTCCTTTTGGCGCATCACGCCAATCGCAGTTCCATTTCGAGCGGCACAGGAGAGCAGGTCGGTGCCTCACGGGGGTGCACAGCACTCACGGATGGTGTGCGCTGGCAAGCCAATCTTTCGCCGGTTTCCGATGCGCTGGCGAGCGAACTCGGTATTGAGCGGGCGGATTTGCGTGACTATGTTCGGCTCGATTGTTCGAAGGCCAACTATGCACGGCCGAGTGCTACCGTGGTTCTACGAAAGGCACCCGAATCGGGGCTGATGACGCTCTGGGCACCAGGCCAATCTTCGAACCGCGCGGCGACAGCGAAGAAGAGACCGGTGGCAACGCAATGA
- the repC gene encoding replication protein C, IncQ-type has protein sequence MKWKPREKRLVRYDPMLPTAAIFGSLGKGSRPKLDTKCEFGGVEWRLRGPDMLGMPEQTLLLVLLELATEQYGARHAGRSDWNALVGALDNGAGSSGTALPVPYREGEPVALAALIVSYSELIRRCGRQAEGGNATRQIRMELERLCEVTVWATSSSGVQVCSRLLQWRRGDTNGVQVVLNWRLTEILVGRQFSPVSLTERLSLRSDVARALHCALSVRIRLGDTMSFRLDTLGPYVWPEGRAVAASTVRRRRQLLRGALSDINRLPGWTVKASAGSCLEQADAVTVTRWRFPNEERVLMPKRSQRRRNQSPNRTHEFAEQSVSTAPIDVSSLFA, from the coding sequence ATGAAGTGGAAGCCACGGGAAAAACGTCTCGTCCGATACGACCCAATGTTACCGACGGCCGCGATATTCGGTTCGCTTGGCAAAGGCTCGCGCCCGAAGCTGGACACCAAATGCGAATTTGGTGGCGTCGAGTGGCGTTTGCGCGGACCAGACATGCTCGGCATGCCTGAGCAGACCTTGCTGTTGGTGTTACTTGAGTTGGCTACGGAGCAGTATGGGGCACGGCACGCCGGCCGGAGCGATTGGAATGCACTGGTCGGCGCGCTCGACAACGGGGCTGGTAGCTCCGGCACGGCATTGCCGGTTCCGTATCGTGAGGGCGAGCCGGTGGCGCTGGCTGCGTTAATCGTCAGCTACAGCGAGTTGATACGGCGTTGTGGCCGACAGGCAGAGGGTGGCAACGCCACCCGGCAAATCCGCATGGAATTGGAGCGGCTTTGCGAGGTGACGGTATGGGCGACCTCGTCATCCGGTGTACAGGTTTGCTCTCGCCTCCTGCAATGGCGGCGCGGGGACACCAATGGCGTACAGGTCGTGCTCAATTGGCGACTGACGGAGATACTCGTGGGCCGGCAGTTCTCTCCCGTCTCGTTGACCGAACGCTTGTCGCTGCGCTCGGACGTCGCGCGCGCGTTGCATTGTGCGCTTTCGGTGCGTATCAGGCTGGGGGACACGATGTCGTTCAGACTGGACACGTTGGGCCCCTATGTTTGGCCGGAAGGGCGCGCTGTCGCGGCATCGACAGTCCGACGTCGACGCCAACTGTTGCGGGGTGCGTTGAGCGACATCAATCGGCTTCCTGGATGGACGGTGAAGGCGTCGGCAGGGTCATGCCTAGAACAGGCTGATGCAGTGACCGTTACTCGGTGGCGTTTTCCGAACGAGGAGCGCGTGCTCATGCCGAAGCGCTCGCAGCGTCGCCGCAATCAGTCACCCAACCGCACCCATGAGTTTGCTGAGCAAAGCGTTTCAACGGCGCCTATTGATGTGTCCTCGTTGTTCGCTTGA
- a CDS encoding DUF6538 domain-containing protein, which translates to MPKYLYKRSDGRSPNWHVRLTPPSEIHHLLPSSELSIRKSTGTPDRKKAQAVAARIEAKYRQEWEALRARIHDLTDKIALPTVGLTDSLITQICGARLASWSLTDNGERIENEGLDDEELQDIEQFCELSDAAMRSILAKGKRSSDWDDVVENILEWCKNLGYLVETTDPLFPRLVRSFADAEKTAQAIIRQRNAGDAAVFPTPELAKPRLSEMVEAYTAHKEGNVGRKTFTTCLSIWQRFIDFCGDIALDAVTSELVYRFLDDRLHTAQQPWSANYALGRAKNTLKEFFALARTRSMMTSANPVLALEITPKLSVVQAAERARPRHPYSAEQLDTLFASDWYVPTSSRFTGKMRRDLAARYWAPLICLFHGLRVREVVQLHSHDISVVEGVLLMTIQLDLTGTESSDAVERTVKNESTKRTVPVHPILIELGFADFVDTVRQRHTVGAPLFPSAVPDPNSKAPLWGRAYEQAFLRHVRERLAFGPGFGNHSFRHTIEDKIRDAQLLEGVWPAGLSQFYTGRKLPRDSDKTLLRLQGSEIDYGKGYNPMHMVGHIRRIEYKDVTLPPAFATWLAGATAVDPTLLRQNQSRHRKTSKTAPQSSLRSA; encoded by the coding sequence ATGCCTAAGTACCTCTACAAGCGCTCCGACGGCCGCAGCCCGAACTGGCACGTCCGCTTGACCCCTCCGTCCGAAATTCACCATCTACTTCCCTCTTCCGAACTCAGCATCCGGAAATCGACCGGCACACCGGACAGGAAGAAGGCGCAAGCCGTCGCTGCACGCATTGAGGCCAAATACCGCCAGGAATGGGAAGCGCTGCGCGCGCGCATCCACGACCTCACGGACAAAATCGCACTACCGACCGTTGGGTTGACCGATTCACTGATTACCCAGATATGTGGCGCGCGACTTGCGTCCTGGTCATTGACCGACAATGGCGAACGCATCGAGAACGAAGGCCTGGACGATGAGGAACTGCAAGACATTGAGCAGTTCTGTGAGCTGTCCGATGCCGCGATGCGCAGCATCCTGGCGAAGGGAAAGCGCTCGTCGGACTGGGACGATGTTGTCGAAAATATCCTGGAGTGGTGCAAAAACCTTGGGTATCTCGTTGAGACAACGGACCCTTTGTTCCCGAGACTGGTGCGGAGCTTTGCCGACGCCGAGAAGACCGCTCAAGCCATCATTCGCCAACGCAACGCCGGCGATGCTGCTGTCTTCCCGACGCCAGAACTTGCGAAGCCGCGCTTGTCCGAGATGGTGGAGGCGTATACGGCTCACAAGGAAGGAAATGTTGGGCGCAAGACCTTCACGACCTGCCTCAGCATCTGGCAACGCTTCATCGATTTCTGCGGAGACATAGCCCTCGATGCCGTGACCTCGGAGTTGGTCTACCGCTTTCTCGATGACCGGTTGCATACGGCCCAGCAGCCATGGTCTGCAAATTACGCCTTGGGTAGAGCGAAGAACACACTCAAGGAGTTCTTCGCCTTGGCGCGCACGCGGAGCATGATGACGTCTGCAAATCCCGTGTTGGCGCTGGAAATCACCCCTAAGCTTAGTGTTGTGCAAGCTGCGGAGCGGGCAAGGCCCCGTCACCCGTACAGTGCCGAGCAACTCGACACGCTCTTTGCCTCTGACTGGTATGTACCGACATCATCACGGTTCACAGGGAAAATGCGCCGGGATTTGGCCGCCAGGTATTGGGCACCGCTGATTTGCCTTTTCCACGGCCTGCGCGTTCGGGAAGTCGTTCAGCTTCATAGCCACGACATCTCCGTTGTGGAGGGCGTACTGCTCATGACGATTCAACTTGACCTTACCGGGACCGAGTCCAGCGACGCCGTTGAGCGAACAGTCAAGAATGAATCCACCAAGCGAACGGTCCCGGTACACCCGATACTTATCGAGCTTGGCTTTGCCGATTTCGTCGACACGGTGCGACAGCGGCACACTGTGGGTGCCCCCCTGTTTCCGTCGGCCGTTCCTGACCCGAATAGCAAAGCCCCTCTATGGGGACGAGCCTACGAGCAAGCGTTCTTGCGACATGTCCGCGAACGGCTCGCCTTCGGCCCCGGCTTTGGCAATCACAGTTTCCGGCACACAATCGAGGACAAGATTCGCGACGCCCAGTTGCTGGAAGGTGTATGGCCTGCTGGCCTCTCGCAGTTTTATACGGGCCGAAAGCTGCCGCGCGACTCTGACAAGACTCTGCTTCGCCTCCAGGGGAGCGAGATTGACTACGGCAAGGGCTACAACCCCATGCACATGGTGGGCCACATCCGGCGCATCGAATACAAAGACGTGACGCTGCCGCCAGCATTTGCCACTTGGCTGGCTGGTGCAACAGCCGTTGACCCGACTTTGCTTCGGCAGAATCAGAGCCGCCATCGCAAGACATCCAAAACCGCACCTCAATCGTCGCTGCGCAGCGCTTGA
- the hemW gene encoding radical SAM family heme chaperone HemW translates to MIPIHPAGVSKTPSATAAETGDKVTSVFLQPGKISLPASPPLSLYVHVPWCVRKCPYCDFNSHAEPDQGIPEERFLAAVRQDLEAALPMVWGRHVHTIFIGGGTPSLLSAQGLDRLLSDIRMLLPVDADAEITMEANPGTFEAERFRSYRASGVNRLSIGIQSFNDAHLQALGRIHSATEARAAIDIARTHFDNINLDLMFALPGQTLAECEADVEAALSFDTNHVSLYHLTLEPNTYFAKYPPALPDDDTAFAMQDWIHARLAAAGYEHYEVSAYAKAGKRCKHNLNYWQFGDYLGIGPGAHGKLSFPHRVIREMRHKHPDTYLRQAETAGGATVVQEQREVDATDLPFEFMLNALRLTDGFPVTLFQERTGLPLRTIERELDAAEQRGLLSRDHVAIRPTELGQRFLNDLQELFLADDEN, encoded by the coding sequence ATGATCCCGATTCACCCCGCCGGCGTCAGCAAGACGCCCTCCGCGACCGCCGCTGAGACCGGTGACAAGGTCACCTCCGTCTTCCTGCAGCCGGGCAAGATCAGCCTGCCGGCGTCACCGCCGTTGTCGTTGTACGTGCACGTGCCGTGGTGCGTGCGCAAGTGCCCGTACTGCGATTTCAACTCGCATGCGGAACCCGACCAGGGCATCCCGGAAGAACGTTTTCTCGCGGCCGTGCGGCAAGATCTGGAAGCTGCGCTGCCGATGGTGTGGGGCCGGCATGTGCACACCATCTTCATCGGTGGCGGCACGCCCAGCCTGCTGTCTGCGCAGGGGCTGGACCGGCTGCTGTCGGACATCCGCATGCTGCTGCCCGTCGATGCCGATGCCGAGATCACGATGGAAGCGAATCCCGGCACGTTCGAAGCCGAGCGCTTCCGCAGCTATCGCGCCAGCGGCGTGAACCGCCTGTCGATCGGCATCCAGAGCTTCAACGACGCGCACCTGCAAGCGCTGGGCCGCATCCACAGCGCGACTGAAGCACGTGCCGCCATCGACATCGCCCGCACGCACTTCGACAACATCAACCTCGACCTGATGTTCGCCCTGCCCGGCCAGACACTCGCCGAGTGCGAGGCCGATGTGGAGGCGGCACTGTCTTTCGATACCAACCACGTGTCGCTGTACCACCTGACGCTGGAACCAAACACGTACTTCGCCAAGTACCCGCCCGCGTTGCCGGACGACGACACCGCGTTTGCGATGCAGGACTGGATTCACGCGCGGCTGGCTGCGGCTGGCTACGAGCACTACGAGGTCTCGGCGTATGCGAAGGCGGGCAAACGCTGCAAGCACAACCTGAACTACTGGCAGTTCGGCGACTACCTCGGCATCGGGCCGGGCGCGCACGGCAAGCTGAGCTTTCCGCACCGGGTCATCCGCGAGATGCGGCACAAGCATCCGGACACGTACCTGCGGCAGGCCGAAACGGCCGGCGGCGCGACCGTCGTGCAGGAGCAGCGCGAAGTTGATGCAACGGATCTGCCATTCGAGTTCATGCTCAACGCGCTGCGCCTGACGGACGGCTTCCCCGTCACGCTGTTCCAGGAGCGCACGGGCCTGCCGCTTCGCACGATCGAGCGCGAACTCGATGCCGCCGAACAACGCGGCCTGCTCTCGCGCGACCATGTAGCGATCCGCCCGACCGAGCTGGGACAACGATTCCTGAACGATCTGCAGGAATTGTTCTTGGCCGACGACGAAAACTGA
- the rdgB gene encoding RdgB/HAM1 family non-canonical purine NTP pyrophosphatase, with product MRKIVLASNNAGKLTEFNALLAPLGFDVTPQGALGIPEAEEPYATFVENALTKARHASRASGLPALADDSGICVHALDGAPGVYSARYAQLAGEEKSDAANNARLVRELAGKADRGAHYVCVLVYVRHADDPQPIIAEGNWFGEVIDAPRGDGGFGYDPYFLLPDLGKTAAELSKAEKNSVSHRAQALAQLVERLRLFENT from the coding sequence ATGCGCAAGATCGTTCTGGCCTCCAACAACGCCGGCAAGCTGACGGAGTTCAACGCCCTGCTCGCGCCCCTCGGGTTCGACGTGACGCCGCAGGGCGCGCTCGGCATTCCCGAGGCGGAGGAGCCCTACGCAACCTTCGTCGAAAACGCGCTCACCAAGGCGCGCCACGCGAGCCGTGCTTCGGGCCTGCCCGCACTGGCAGACGATTCCGGCATCTGCGTGCACGCGCTGGATGGCGCGCCGGGCGTGTACTCCGCGCGCTATGCGCAACTGGCCGGAGAAGAGAAATCGGACGCCGCCAACAACGCCCGCCTCGTGCGCGAACTGGCCGGCAAGGCCGACCGCGGCGCACACTATGTTTGCGTACTGGTCTACGTCCGTCATGCCGACGATCCGCAGCCCATCATCGCCGAGGGCAACTGGTTCGGCGAGGTGATCGACGCACCGCGCGGCGATGGCGGCTTCGGCTACGACCCGTACTTCCTGCTGCCTGATCTCGGCAAGACTGCCGCTGAGTTGTCCAAAGCGGAAAAGAACAGCGTGAGCCATCGCGCACAGGCGCTCGCGCAACTGGTCGAGCGACTGCGCCTGTTTGAAAACACCTGA
- the rph gene encoding ribonuclease PH has protein sequence MRPSGRQSDQLRPVTLTRHFTRHAEGSVLVCFGDTQVLCTASVLPKVPPHKKGSGEGWVTAEYGMLPRSTHTRSDREAARGKQTGRTQEIQRLIGRAMRSVFDLAALGEYTIHLDCDVLQADGGTRTASITGAFVAAHDAISAMRAKGQLPDGAQPIRDFVAAVSVGVVDGVPVLDLDYPEDSACDTDMNVVMTGSGGFVEVQGTAEGTPFTRAEMDALLGLADQGIRTLIGLQKQALGL, from the coding sequence ATGCGTCCCAGCGGCCGTCAGTCCGATCAACTCCGCCCCGTCACCCTCACCCGCCACTTCACGCGCCACGCTGAAGGCTCGGTGCTGGTGTGCTTTGGCGATACCCAAGTGCTCTGCACGGCCAGCGTGCTGCCCAAGGTGCCGCCGCACAAGAAAGGCAGCGGCGAAGGCTGGGTGACGGCTGAATACGGCATGCTGCCGCGCTCGACGCACACCCGCTCCGACCGCGAAGCCGCACGCGGCAAGCAGACCGGCCGCACGCAGGAAATCCAACGCCTGATCGGCCGGGCAATGCGTTCGGTGTTCGATCTGGCGGCGCTGGGCGAATACACCATCCACCTTGACTGCGACGTACTCCAGGCTGACGGCGGCACGCGGACGGCCAGCATTACCGGTGCGTTTGTGGCAGCGCATGACGCGATCTCCGCCATGCGCGCGAAGGGCCAGTTGCCCGATGGCGCACAGCCGATCCGCGACTTCGTCGCTGCGGTGTCGGTAGGTGTGGTCGACGGCGTGCCGGTGCTCGATCTGGACTATCCGGAAGACTCCGCCTGCGACACCGACATGAACGTCGTCATGACCGGTAGCGGCGGCTTTGTGGAAGTGCAAGGCACGGCGGAAGGCACGCCCTTCACGCGTGCCGAGATGGACGCGCTGCTGGGCCTGGCCGACCAGGGCATCCGCACGCTGATCGGCCTGCAGAAGCAGGCGCTGGGCCTGTGA
- a CDS encoding PP2C family serine/threonine-protein phosphatase: MRFSVYQESKKGARRVNQDRMGYCFTRDAMLMVLCDGLGGHSLGEVAAQQALQTMARQFQRHARPSIRNPHDFLHESIMLAHRDIHRYAETNGLPDAPRTTIVCALAQRGSLHWAHAGDSRMYLMRKGELVTRTRDHSKIENLLQQDRVLPMQVAHHPERNKIYNCLGSPNLPLIDIGGPANLEPGDVAMLCSDGLWGSVQEDELVDTCTSFSVTQAIPELIARALRNAGDTADNTTAIAMMWELDAVTTTQDSVQTDTLPLNAFTTSILDAPGGESGLMSEEEIERSIAEIRAAIDKTSNLTR, encoded by the coding sequence ATGCGATTCTCGGTCTATCAAGAAAGCAAAAAAGGCGCGCGACGCGTCAACCAGGACCGCATGGGGTACTGCTTCACGCGCGACGCCATGCTGATGGTGCTGTGCGATGGCCTGGGCGGACACTCGCTGGGCGAGGTTGCTGCCCAACAGGCACTGCAAACCATGGCGCGCCAGTTCCAGCGCCACGCCCGCCCGTCGATCCGCAATCCGCACGACTTCCTGCATGAGAGCATCATGCTCGCGCACCGCGACATCCACCGCTATGCGGAGACGAACGGTCTGCCGGATGCGCCGCGCACCACCATCGTCTGCGCGCTGGCGCAACGCGGCTCGCTGCATTGGGCACACGCCGGGGATTCGCGCATGTACCTGATGCGCAAGGGCGAGCTGGTGACGCGCACGCGCGATCACTCCAAGATCGAGAACCTGCTGCAACAGGACCGCGTGCTGCCAATGCAGGTCGCGCACCACCCCGAGCGCAACAAGATCTACAACTGCCTGGGCTCGCCCAACCTGCCGCTGATCGACATCGGCGGCCCGGCCAATCTGGAGCCGGGCGACGTTGCCATGCTGTGCTCCGACGGCCTGTGGGGCAGCGTGCAGGAAGACGAACTGGTCGACACCTGCACGAGCTTCTCGGTTACGCAGGCGATTCCGGAACTGATTGCCCGCGCATTGCGCAATGCCGGCGACACCGCTGACAACACCACCGCCATCGCCATGATGTGGGAGCTGGACGCGGTGACCACCACGCAAGACTCGGTGCAGACCGACACCCTGCCGCTGAATGCCTTCACCACCTCCATCCTCGACGCGCCGGGCGGTGAGTCGGGGCTGATGTCGGAAGAGGAAATCGAGCGCTCCATCGCCGAGATCCGCGCCGCCATCGACAAGACCAGCAATCTGACGCGCTGA
- a CDS encoding serine/threonine-protein kinase translates to MTESKGSGQPRSAPLPVGTLLSNYRIVKKLASGGFSFVYLATDEHGTPVAVKEYLPSSLARRAPGELIPVVPEESASAFRLGLKYFFEEGRSLARISHPAIVRVLNFFRENGTVYMVMTYEQGKTLQEHILNARQQGKLKMLRERFIRQVFHDLMSGLREVHIHKLLHLDIKPGNIYLREDHSPILLDFGAARQTLTAEASRFQPMYTPGFAAPELYRKHNELGPWTDIYSIGATIYACMAGTPPQEATQREKEDKLEEGLERLRKVYTASLIDLVGWCLKMKPEERPQSVFRLQKVLREESNALTELQALTAVTQGGPIPEEKEALTTRFMSRLLRRRDS, encoded by the coding sequence ATGACAGAGTCAAAAGGCTCAGGACAGCCACGCAGTGCACCGTTGCCGGTCGGCACCCTGCTGTCCAATTACCGTATTGTAAAGAAGTTGGCCAGCGGGGGGTTCAGCTTCGTCTATCTCGCCACCGATGAGCATGGGACGCCGGTGGCCGTGAAGGAATATCTGCCGTCTTCGCTGGCCCGTCGCGCGCCCGGCGAATTGATTCCTGTCGTGCCGGAAGAAAGCGCGAGCGCGTTCCGCCTCGGGCTCAAGTACTTCTTTGAAGAAGGCCGCTCGCTCGCCCGCATTTCTCACCCCGCCATCGTGCGCGTGCTCAATTTCTTCCGGGAAAACGGCACCGTCTACATGGTGATGACGTATGAGCAGGGCAAAACGCTGCAGGAGCACATCCTCAACGCGCGCCAGCAGGGCAAGCTCAAGATGCTGCGCGAGCGCTTCATCCGTCAGGTCTTCCATGACCTGATGAGCGGCCTGCGCGAAGTGCATATCCACAAGCTGCTGCACCTCGATATCAAGCCGGGCAACATCTACCTGCGCGAAGACCATTCGCCGATCCTGCTCGACTTTGGTGCCGCACGGCAGACGCTCACCGCAGAGGCTTCACGCTTCCAGCCGATGTACACGCCGGGCTTTGCTGCACCGGAGCTGTACCGCAAGCACAACGAACTGGGGCCGTGGACCGACATCTACAGCATTGGCGCAACCATCTACGCCTGCATGGCCGGCACGCCGCCGCAGGAAGCCACGCAGCGCGAGAAGGAAGACAAGCTGGAAGAAGGCCTGGAGCGCCTGCGCAAGGTCTATACGGCCAGCCTGATTGACTTGGTCGGCTGGTGCCTGAAGATGAAGCCGGAAGAGCGCCCGCAAAGCGTGTTCCGCTTGCAAAAGGTGCTGCGCGAAGAAAGCAACGCGCTGACCGAACTGCAGGCCCTGACTGCCGTCACGCAGGGCGGCCCGATCCCAGAAGAGAAAGAGGCGCTGACGACACGTTTCATGAGCCGTCTGTTGCGCCGCCGGGACAGTTGA
- a CDS encoding YicC/YloC family endoribonuclease, with amino-acid sequence MIHSMTGYGVATRQAAFTDAHGAPSGNVATVSVEFRTVNSRFLDLFFRAPEECRAFEPALREMLMSALSRGKLECRINLQRQEAASDVAALNVGVLQQLAKLEQEVTRYLPASGSLRMGEILRWPGVLAEPELTQDALREAVVDAAKEALKQLLESRRREGDALKAMLLDRVDAMLKIVEELSPMVPNLIQQHQDKLTERLREAFGLAAPEGTPALTRDELSERIRQEATVYGIRIDIAEELSRLQAHLRETRHLLEKGGQLGKRLDFMMQELNREANTLGSKAAAKELADASMELKLLIEQMREQVQNLE; translated from the coding sequence ATGATCCACAGCATGACCGGCTACGGCGTCGCTACGCGCCAGGCAGCCTTTACCGACGCCCATGGTGCACCGAGCGGCAACGTCGCCACCGTGTCGGTCGAGTTCCGCACCGTCAACTCGCGCTTTCTTGATCTGTTCTTCCGCGCGCCGGAAGAGTGCCGCGCCTTCGAGCCGGCGCTGCGCGAGATGCTCATGAGCGCACTGTCGCGCGGCAAGCTCGAGTGCCGGATCAACCTGCAGCGCCAGGAAGCCGCCAGCGATGTGGCGGCGCTCAATGTCGGCGTGCTGCAACAGTTGGCTAAGCTTGAGCAGGAAGTGACGCGCTATCTGCCCGCGTCGGGCTCGCTGCGCATGGGCGAGATCCTGCGCTGGCCCGGCGTGCTGGCTGAACCTGAGCTGACCCAGGATGCGCTGCGCGAAGCCGTGGTCGATGCTGCCAAAGAGGCGCTCAAGCAACTTCTGGAATCGCGCCGCCGCGAAGGTGATGCGCTCAAGGCCATGCTGCTGGACCGCGTTGACGCCATGCTCAAGATCGTTGAAGAGCTGTCGCCGATGGTGCCGAACCTGATCCAGCAACACCAGGACAAGCTGACCGAGCGCCTGCGCGAGGCCTTTGGCCTGGCCGCACCCGAAGGCACGCCGGCACTCACGCGTGATGAACTGTCCGAACGCATCCGCCAGGAAGCCACCGTCTACGGCATCCGCATCGACATCGCAGAAGAGCTCTCACGCCTGCAGGCGCACCTGCGCGAAACACGCCATCTCCTGGAGAAGGGCGGTCAACTCGGCAAGCGCCTGGACTTCATGATGCAGGAGCTCAACCGCGAGGCGAACACGCTGGGCTCCAAGGCTGCCGCCAAGGAACTGGCCGATGCATCGATGGAGCTCAAGCTGCTGATCGAGCAGATGCGCGAGCAAGTCCAGAACCTCGAATAA
- the gmk gene encoding guanylate kinase, translating into MPSSQAHSAVDTPIENHFPGSLFMVVAPSGAGKSTLVNALLAQDPSIRLSVSATTRQPRPGEQHGREYNFMTVEEFKACRDRGEFLEWAEVHGNYYATSRVWIEEQMRAGTDVLLEIDWQGAQQVHKRFANAVEIFILPPSLTALEDRLKKRGQDEPNVIVRRLLAAGSEMAHAPEADFIIINEVFENALTELRTVVQATRLRFGAQKARHGELFVELGIH; encoded by the coding sequence ATGCCATCCTCTCAAGCCCACTCTGCCGTCGATACGCCCATCGAGAACCATTTCCCGGGCAGCCTGTTCATGGTCGTGGCACCCTCCGGCGCCGGCAAATCGACGCTGGTGAATGCGCTGCTGGCGCAGGACCCGTCGATCCGCCTGTCGGTCTCGGCCACCACGCGCCAGCCGCGTCCCGGCGAGCAGCACGGCCGCGAGTACAACTTCATGACCGTCGAGGAGTTCAAGGCCTGCCGTGACCGCGGCGAGTTTCTCGAATGGGCCGAGGTGCATGGCAACTACTACGCGACCTCGCGCGTGTGGATTGAAGAACAGATGCGCGCTGGCACCGACGTGCTGCTCGAGATTGACTGGCAGGGCGCGCAACAGGTGCACAAGCGCTTTGCCAATGCAGTCGAGATTTTCATCCTGCCGCCGTCGCTCACGGCGCTGGAAGATCGCCTGAAGAAGCGCGGTCAGGACGAACCGAACGTGATCGTGCGTCGCCTGCTGGCTGCGGGTTCCGAGATGGCGCACGCCCCTGAGGCGGACTTCATCATCATCAACGAAGTGTTCGAGAACGCGCTCACTGAATTGCGCACAGTGGTGCAGGCCACACGCCTGCGCTTTGGTGCGCAGAAGGCGCGCCACGGCGAGCTTTTCGTCGAGCTGGGCATTCACTGA
- the rpoZ gene encoding DNA-directed RNA polymerase subunit omega: MARITVEDCLKQIPNRFELALAATYRARQLVQGHTPKVDAKDKPTVTALREIASGQVGIEMLKKVPS, from the coding sequence ATGGCGCGTATTACCGTCGAAGATTGCTTGAAACAGATTCCGAATCGCTTCGAACTGGCGCTGGCCGCAACATACCGCGCCCGTCAGTTGGTGCAGGGCCACACGCCCAAGGTCGATGCCAAGGACAAACCGACCGTGACCGCGCTGCGCGAGATCGCATCCGGCCAAGTCGGTATCGAGATGCTCAAGAAGGTTCCGTCCTGA